CAATTTATGACAGAGTATGTTGTCACACGCTGGTATAGGGCACCAGAGCTACTCCTTTGCTGTGACAACTATGGGACATCTATCGACGTGTGGTCTGTCGGGTGCATCTTTGCAGAGCTTCTCGGGCGCAAACCCATATTTCCTGGAACAGAGTGTCTAAACCAACTTAAGCTGATAATCAACATTCTTGGCAGCCAGAGTGAAAATGATATTGAATTCATTGACAACCGAAAGGCTAGAAATTTTATAAAGTCACTTCCATATTCTCTTGGAACCCCATTTCCCGACTTGTATCCCCATGCCCATCCAATGGCAATTGATTTGCTCCAGAAGATGCTTGTTTTTGACCCTGCAAAGAGAATTAGTGTCAATGACGCACTTCACCACCCTTACATGTCTTCTCTGTATGATCCTAACTGTAATCCTCCAGCTCAAGTTCCAATTGATCTTGACATAGATGAGGATTTAAGAGAAGATACGATAAGGGAGATGATGTGGTTCGAAATGCTTCACTACCACCCTGAAGCTGTTGCATCCAGTATGGGAGTAAACTGATAACCTTTAAATTTGTCTTTTTTGCAGAGCTCTTTGTTCAGGATTGCGGACATTAGATTTCCCTTAAATATGTTTTTGTGTTACTTTTACCATCCTCATAATCACTAGAAATAATGCAGTAGCAGTTGTGCTGTGAACGTGTAGCATTGCTGAAACCTTGTTTTTCATAAGCTTCAACCCACCATGACAAATGCTCTATAATTTGTACATAGGTCTTGTGTTGTATTTCTAAACAATTTTGGCCCTGTACATTATTTATGAATTTGCTGATAATGTAGAATGCATTTTACTTCCCAGGTTATTCAGTTCCTGATAACAATGAAAATTAATGATACAGGGACTAAAGCAGGTTATTCAGTTCCTGATAACAATGAAAATTAATGATACAGGGACTAAAGTGATAAAAATGAATAGTAAAGGAAGGACATAAGTTAACAATGTCATACAAAACATCTAACTTGCATGCAATCTCCGTGTTAAGAGCAACTCCAAGAGTTTCTTACTCCTTTGCTCAAAAACAATATTATTAAATGAGCTTCTTGTAACTTAAGATACAAATTTATCTTGTCACTCTAACAATGCTTCTCAAATTTATCTTTATTTACTTTTTAAATTATATTTCGAACATTAGGGTGCACACGTTATCTATAATTGTACATTACTAcataatattattatataatacTTCTCTTGCATGTTTTTCAACCAATTCAAATGCTTTAGTtacaattttttttctaaaataatataaaatgttgAATCTCTCTTTTTGTAAGGTATAAAATATTGAATTTTAACTATATAAAAGGTTATGTATTTTTAGTCACAGAACTTTTTTATATCACCGAGGCCGTAAATTGAATTCAATCTACTGTGAGTAATTAATATCATCAAGACCGTAGATTGAATTCAATCTACTGTGTAAATAATGCAGCTTAATATTACCGAGACAGTAGATTGAATTCAATATACTGTGTAAATAATGAAGTAAGAAAAATCATATTGatataaaattaagaaaatatatatatatactaataaaAAATGAAGTGAGGAGAGGAGAGACTCCTAAAATTGAGGAGGAAATAGTGACTcctaaaaatttaaaaatttgaGGATAACTTAAATTTTTGTTGAAGTTAATTTTCAATATATTCTCTCTAAATTTTGACTTAGAAGGTGATTTAGGAGCCTTTTGGAGTTGCTCTAATATATAGAAACAGCCTCTTTCTGCTGACGCTTTGCACAAATATTGACATTCATTAGTCCATCCGAGCTCTAGATCATGGAAGACTCCATAAATCCGATTTGAGAAAGATTGCGCAACGAATGAGTTCTACAAACCCAAGTTATTCGACATTGCTAGACCCGCTTGATACATTTGAGTATCAAGTTTTTAAATTTCCCCATCAGTATATCTGCAAAATCTGGATTGAGTATCACAACTTTGCTTTTTTGGTGCTGTAAACTTTTCTTTTATAATACTACACAAATACTCGTGGATATGAGTACGGACACAGTTGCTAATGGTTGGAATGGTGAATAGTTGCTGATAATCCCAAATCACCCCGGGTCTTCTCCTTTTCGGGCCCGACTCAAACACCTTTTGGGTGGAAACGGTGGTGGCGTGCGGTGTAGCTGTAGGGTGGGAATCTACAAAATAGAACCGGAagggggtggcgtccccgcggcacTTCCGGCGTGAGAATGAGAAAGGGTTTTAAGGAGAAGAAGGGCAAAACGGGAATTATGCGAATATATTTTATGGTTTATGCGTGTGTGTATGTAAGTataggagagagagagagtatgtGAGATTGTAACATGTAACCTTCCTTCTGTTCTACCTTTTATAGGCCTCCcactagggtttaggggtttgtaccttttAATCTGAACCGTAGGTTTgccttttggactgtagggcatctggacgcctgggatgcgtcagagtactatcagatcCGGACCATAGGAACGTTCTGGATCCCGGGTACATTGAcggtggtgatgttgccacgtGTCATGGGCCCTTCCAGGTTAAAGCTAAGTACTCCATGGGCTCTTGTAATTGGGCCCTGGGCCTTTATTATTGGGTCTGCCTTATTATAggctatcatttgccccccactcgCTTATGCGGGTTCACCCGGATGGGGGAGTATAGTAGTTATTATTATGTGGCAGCGCCTTGGGAAAAATTTTGTTaccccctaaccccggggtcaaatgATAATGGGACTCCAGGattgacttggttagtcatttAATTTTAGCTCAAGGTGTGATTCCTTGAagtacttagaaaaattttggGGGTTTTTTAATTTGttgcccctaaccccggggtcaaatggggatgagactccggggtGGACTTGGTTAGTagattttgaatttgaattttggGCACGGTTTGGTGGATAAGTACACTCCTGACATTTAATTTGACCAGACTCTGAAAAGTTGATGCTGCGAATCCGGGGTGTCAGACGACTGTTACGATTCCAGCCGGGGTCAAAGATACATATGTTTATGCGTACCTTTTGGGTGTGATATTATTTAACTTCCCCCTTTTTCCTCCTAAAAAGACGCGCCCACGTAATGATTACGTGATCGGTCGTGTAATAACTGCTATGCGGTTATTTTTTAGGACCAATTGGAGGGTGCCACGTGGGTGGCGGGTTAATTTTTACTGCAAAAAACCTTTCACCTGCCTCTTGCCTTTCTTCCTTCTATAAATACCATCcccttcttttcttttttcttttacgCAAACATTTCCACAGAGAGAGCCAAGAGAGTTTTCTACAGAGATTCTTTGGAGCATTCCTTGTCGAAGCCACATTTCCTTCTCCTGCCAATTTGTAAGTACCTCGATTCTTTtgcttttttcttttctttcttctcttttgttTCTTCTCTTTTGTTTTCGCGATGCATGTAGTTGTTTTGTGCGAGCTTTTGCTTCGCTACTTTGTATTTCTTGTTCGAGTTCCACGACTGCCTTATTGTTTTGGCCTTGAATCTGTGTAACTGTGTAGATTTTGCATGTCTTCTTCAATGGTTTTGCATTTGATTTGTGTAAATATCGTGAATTTTGGTAGTTTTGTATGCGAGTAAGTGGGTTTTTAGTAGTGTAAAAAGTTGAAGGGCCTGGGGTGTGTTCTTGATGTATGTTTTTGgttgtatgtgtgtgtatatgttACAGATCTTGCTTTTGGGTTTGGTTTTGCACATGATCTGTTTCTAAAGCtcttttgttttttgttttgtttttgttgttgttgGGTTCGGGTTTGGCATTGACTCCGGGGTGCGTTTATATAGATACACGTAGTTTATGCCAGGTACCCATTTTAAACGTACTGCTACCCTTAGAAGTCGGTATCCCGAACGGCCTAGAGTTTTAGGCGAacttaactccttctacccttcatcttcttcttccagTAGCTCTGCAGAGATGCCTCCCTGGGTTGACCAACCCCAACAAGTCTTAGCCCAGACCCTAGTTTTAGGTCCCAGAGGTACATTATCCAATCCGGATGGATCTTGGGAGGACGTAGATGAATATTTCGTCCAGTGCCGAGTGAACCCTAAGCCCTTGGGCTTTTATTACAGAGATTTATCTGAGGCGTACGGGGGCCCGGATGGTTTGGGAGGTAGGGAGCCTTACGATGAAGACGATATGAATAGGAAGTTTTTTACCGCCCCGGGGACCAGATATGAGTGTGGGGCGGTTCATAAAGAGGTTCAGGAGAAATATACGGACGCTGAGGTAGATGGCGCCCTTAGACTCGCTTTTAACCTTGATGGTACCTTCCAATGGAGATGGCCCGAGGAGCATGAGAGGGTGTATCACAGGCCGGAGGGGGGATGGGTCGGGATTCCCTTAGAGCATCTCTGGGGCATGCGCCTCGGATTACATCAGTTCACCAAATCCCTATGCCGGGATGTTTACGGGATTCCTTTCACCCAGCTAGACCCGAATTCGGTGAAATGGATAAGTTGGTTTTTAGCTTGCTGTCATGCCAAAAGTTACATCCCCGCCTTCAAACTTTTCCATCATATTTTCAAAATTAAGAGATCCACAGCTCGGCCGATTTATAAGTTCTTGTTTAGGATCGAGGACTGTGGGTATCCTTCCGATAAGATGGTTCTCCCGGTCAGCATGTTGACATCGTTTAAGGGATGGCACCGGGAGTTCATTTTTGTCCGGGGTGGGGATCTGGAGTTCATGCCGCTCCATAAACttgaaattaaaacagataggTTTCCGGTCCAGCGGCTCGGGCAAGCAGCTCTCGCGATGGTTTATGCCTTCTGTGGGGCACTTGGGACGCAATGGACCCGGGACTATTTTACTAGAAATGAAAATATGCATGCTGCCGGATGTAAGTCTTTTGCCTTGGTGTTATTTTGTTGCTTTAGCTTTTATTGATTGTTTGTATCCGAAACTGATATTTTGTTGTCTCCTTTTCAGGTATTCTGAAGTTAATTCCCTATCCCCCGAATATGTCTGCCCAACTTAAGGATCTGTCGGCCAAGCTGTGAAGGATTGGAGGGATGACGAGCTTAGACTACGGGAAGAAGAAGGTTGGCGAGGGTGATGATGCGGCCCGGAAGGTGGCGTCGTCTCGTTCGGGGAGGACAACGATCGTGATCAACGAGCCCCGGGCCGAGGATGTGCAGCAAGGGGATGTGACGAGGGTCCCAGCACCCCGGAAGAGGAAGAGTGCTCCCTCGGGTTCCGGGGAGAAGAGTGGGGATGCATCCGAGGGCCCTGTTTCGAAGAAGGCTGTCGTTGACCTGGCCCCGGATACTCCGGAAACTTTGAAGGCACTGCTTGCTAGCTTCACCTCGGAGACTCGCCGGAGGGAGCTATTTGAGAACTATGTTAGCACGGCGGAGAGGAAGAAGTACAGGAAGGAGCCTCTCGACGACTTCCTGGTCGGGCTTCAGGAGGATATTACAGCTGTAAGCCTTTTTCTTATTTGTCCTGTTTTTATTTTCTTGTATTTGTGTCATCTAATCTTGATTTATAATGTTTTCAGGCTAACTCCCGGGTTGCTATACTGGTTTGCATAACTCGGAGCCTACAGGCGAAGGCTGATGCTGCCGAGGTCTACAAGACTGAATCTGAGAGGCTGTCCCGGGAGATACAGGAGTTGAAGGAGGCAAGTGCAAGGGAGGCTCCTGCTCATAAGAAGCTTTTGGACGAGATCCGGGAGAGGCAGAATCGGGCCGAGGCTTCTGTCCGGGAGATGAGGGCTGAAAACAAGAAGCTGAAGGATGATCTTGCCGCCCGGCCCACTCCCGAGGAGGTTCTGGTAGGGTTTCGGGGCACTCCCACGTATTTTGAAGAGCTGAATGACAAAGCCCTAGAGAAGATCCAGATCTGCTGGAATGTCGCTTCCAAGTATCTCGTCGAAGAGCCTCAGGGTACAATCGATGTTTTCTTGGAGAAGTACATTGAGGAGGAGACGCGGCTAGAGCAGGAGAAAGAAGCCATCCAGGCAAGGGAGTCTGGGGCCGGAACCTCTAGCAATGTTCCTCCTTTTCCCGGATCGCCACTTACCGAGCAGCCTCCCGTACCAGAAGGTGACCGGAGCAGCCTCCTTCTCCCCCCGTCGAGCCTGCAGCAGAAGTTTGAAAACTTTGCCATTTCTTTGCATGTAATTTCCATTTCCTTGTTTTTAGTTTAAGCAGTTTTGAACTGAGCCTTTTGGCTTTTTTAACTTGTCTGTAATCTGAATGATTTCGATTTGCCCCCCGGGGTGTGTTTCCCCAGGGTAGTTTAATATGATtgtgcttttctttctttcctttCTTATTTACTCGTATATGTTAGTAAATTTTTggagtacacatgggctgtgtttttgcggaccccgggttggggtaaaaatatttaacttgtAGAAATTTTATAAGTACTCATGGGTTGAGTTTTTATAGGACCCCGGGTAGGGGTAAATTTCCATTTGATAGAAATTTTCAAAGTACGCATGGGCTGTATTTTTGCGGACTCCGGGGTGGGGTAGAACTATTTATCTTGTAAAAATTTTATAAGTACTCATGGTTTGAGTTTTTATAGGACCCCGGGCAGGGGTAAATTTCCATTTGATAGAAATTTTCAAAGTGCACATGGGCTGTATTTTTGCGGACCTCGGGGTGGGGTAGAACTAATTATCTTGTAGAAATTTTACAAGTACTCATGGTTTGAGTTTTTATAGGACCCCGGGCAGGGGTAAATTTCCATTTGATAGAAATTTTCAAAGTgcacatgggctgtgtttttgcGGACCCCGGGGTGGGGTAGAACTAATTATCTTGTAGAAATTTTACAAGTACTCATGGTTTGAGTTTTTATAGGACCCCGGGCAGGGGTAAATTTCCATTTGATAGAAATTTTTAAAGTGCACATGAGCTGTGTTTTTGCGGACCCCGGGGTGGGGTAGAACTAATTATCTTGTAGAAATTTTACAAGTACTCATGGTTTGAGTTTTTATAGGACCCCGGGCAGGGGTAAATTTCCATTTGATAGAAATTTTCAAAGTgcacatgggctgtgtttttgcGGACCCCGGGGTGGGGTAGAACTAATTATCTTGTAGAAATTTTACAAGTACTCATGGTTTGAATTTTTATAGGACCCCGGGCAGGGGTAAATTTCCATTTGATAGAAATTTTCAAAGTGCACATGGGCTGCGTTTTTAAATCTGATGGTAAATAAATAAGCAACATAATGAAATCGATTCAAACTATGGAACGCTTAAAGTAGAGTTTTTCATTCATATCGAAAGCAAAAATTACATTCTGGGGTGAATGGGAATAGTGCTTACATCAAAATATCATAGTATAAATGTAGAGGTGTTCCCAGAGTGTGCACCTTTTTCTTACTGGTAGAAGTTCCTTAGCCGGGTTCCGTGCCAGGTGTTGGGGACCTCGGTCCCGCTGAGGTAGTTCAGCTTGTAAGTTCCCGGACGGATCACTTCCTTGACTACATAGGGGCCTTCCCAGTTCGGCTGCAGTTTCCCCTGATTAGTTGGGTCTGAGGCTTCGGTGTCCCGGAGCACTAGATCTCTCACCACATATTCTCTTATCCTGGCCTTTTTCGCAAAGTAAAGCCTTGTTTTTTCCTTGTAGCCATCCATTTTTTCTACGGCCCGATCTCTTACTTCATCCAGGAGTTCGAGGTTGGTTCTGAGGCCTTCTATGTTGGAGACCTCGTCAAAGTTGGCCACTCTATGAGAGGGGGATCCGGTTTCTACCGGTAACCGGGCCTCGGTACCATAGGCAAGCTTGAATGGAGTCTCACCAGTTCCCGTCCGGGAGGTAGTTCTGTATGACCATAAAACCTTCGGGAGTTCATCCGGCCAGTTCTTTTTAGAGTATTCCAGTCTCTTTTCCAGACCTCGGAGTATGGTTCTGTTTGTGACCTCAACATGTCCATTTCCTTATGGATGGGCCAAGGATGCTTTTCTGTGCCTTATCCCAAGCTCTTTGAGATAGGCTTCAAAATCTGAACCCACGAACTGCGGCCCATTGTCCGAGATTAAAACCATTaggatcccgaacctcatcacaATCGTATCCACAAATTTGATGCAGTCTTGTTGATTGATGGTTCTTATAGCCTTGACTTCTGCCCATTTGGTCATATAATCGATTGCTACGAGGACATAACGAAGATCCCCTTTTGCTCGAGGGAAAGGGCCCATGATGTCAATTCCCCAAATAGCGAATGGGATCGGGGAGAGAACGGACCTGGGGAGGCTTGAACCTTATTTCGGCACATTGCTGAACTTTTGGCACTTGTTGCATTTTTTCACATAGGCAACTGAATCAGCGTGGATTGTGGGCCAATAGTAACCCTGTCTGATGACCTTGTAGGCTAGAGCTTTAGCGGCTAAATGATCCCCGCAGATTCCCTCGTGCACCTCCCGGAGACAATAATCTGCCTCATCCGGATCAACACACTTTAAAGTTGGGGCAGGGAAAGTTCGCCGGTATAGCTGATTATCTTCCAAAAAGAAGCGGGCAGCTTTATACTTGAGGTACCGTGCTTTGTTCTGGTCTTCCGGAAGGGTGCCGTCCTTAAGATAGGCTATGTAAGGAGTCGTCCCGTTATCCGGGCTACTAATACATAATACCTCGGGTCGATCGGTGCTAGGGCCTCCGAGCTCCTCGAAGTACACCGAGCTGCTTAAATCTGAAGTATTCTGGACGAGCTTGGACAATTCGTCCGCCTTCGCATTTTCCTCTCTGTTTATCTGCAAGATGGTTGAGTCCGGGATGGTTTCCAGGATTGCCCTAACCATCTCCTGATACCGGGCAAATTTGGGATCTTTTGCGACATATTCACCATTGGTTTGCCTTACCACAATTTGAGAATCACTATAAATGTTTAAACTCCTTACTCCACGGGATTTGGCTAACCTGAGTCCGGAGAGCAGAGCTTCATATTCagcctggttgtttgttgctttGAAGGCGAAGGTTATGGCCTGCTGGATTGTGAATCCGCCCGGGCTGGAAAGGATCAGGCCGGCTCCGGACCTTTCGGCTGTAGCCGAACCATCGACATGTAATGTCCAAGAATCCCGGTTGCTGGCCTCTTCTTCTTTTCCGGATTGGGGTTTAGGTTGCTCCGGGACTTCCGGAAAGGTGCATTCCATGACGAATTCGGCCAGCGCCTGGGCCTTTATAGTTGTCCTCGGAATAAATTTGATATTGAATTGGCTCAATTCAATTGCCCAATTGACTAGTCTCCCAAAGGCATCTGGCTTGTGGATGATCTTGCGAAGCGGTTGATTAGTGATTACCCTGATTTCCCGGCCTTGGAAGTATTGCCTTAGCTTCCTGCTCGAGTGCACAAGAGCCAATGCGATTTTTTCCAAGTTTGGGTACCGGGTTCCAGCGTCTTTCAGGACTTGACTTACATAGTATACCGGGCTCTTTGAACCATTTTCCTCCCGGATGAGTGCAGAAGACACCGCTCTTTCCCCGGCTGTAATGTAGAGATAAAGAGGCTCTTCAGGCTTTGCTTTTGACAGAATAGGCGGGTTCATCAGATGTCGCTTGACTTCCTCAAACTTTGTTTGGCAATTCGGGGTCCAGTCGATCAGTTTTTTGTTTTGGGCTCCTTTTAACAGCTCGAAGAAAGGAAGGCATTTCTCTGCCAATTTTGGGATAAATCTTCGTAGGGCTGCTAGGCATCCTGCAAGCTTTTGAATGTCCTTTTGAGTCCGGGGGACTGTCATTTCCATTACAGCTTTGATCTTCTCCGGGTTGGCTTATATTCCTTGTTCACTGACCAGAAAACCAAGAAATTTCCCGGAGGGGACCCCGAACGCGCATTTCTCCGGGTTCAGCTTCATGTTATACTTCCTCAAATTATCGAAACACTCCCTGAGGTCCTGGACGTGCTCTGGGATTGTGACCGACTTGGAGATCATGTCGTCAACATAAGATTCCATGTTCCTGCCCAGCTGGTTTTGGAAGATGGTATTCATCATTTTTTGGTATGTTGCCCCGACGTTGATTAACCCAAACGACATCATAACAAAAGCGTAGACAGCCCGGTGTGTAATGAATATCATCTTCGCAATGTCTGCCGGATTCATTTTGACCTCGTTGTATCACGAGAAAgcatccatgaagcttagcattACATGGCCCGAGGTTGCGTCTATCAGCTGGTCAATGTTGGGCAGGGGGTAGGAGTCTTTAGGACACGCCGAATTGAGGCTTGTATAATCCACGCACATTCGCCATTTTCCATTGGGTTTCTTGACCAGCACAATGTTTGCTAGCCAATCCGAATACTTAATTTCACAGATTATGTCTGCCTTTATCAACTTTTCAACTTCTTGGTCGATTGCCTGCTGTCTCTCAGGGGCAAAGTTCCTTCATTTTTGCTTGATTGGTTTTTGCTTTGGATCTACATCCAGGCTGTGCATGGCCACAGATTCATCAATCCCCGGCATGTCTTCCAGGGACCAAGTGAACACGTCAGCGTATTCCTTTAGTAGCTCGATGAGCTCCTTCTGGAATGTGGTTTCTAGGCCTTTGCCGATTTTGATTTTCCGGGTGGGGTTCCCGGGTTCCAAATCTACCTCGATTGTCTGTTGGGCAGGTTCTATATTTGTCTTCTCCTTGCTTTTTACAAATTTCTGAATTCGGGCGTCAGCATTGGTTACGCTGTATCCGGAGTCTTCAATCATATTCACATCCAGGCGGGCCCTTTTACTAAGGTGTTCTCGATGCTTCTTTCTGCTTTGTCCCTTGGGTAGGGACATTATCTTTTTCCGGTTTTCCGGTTCCGTTTCCGCCATGACAAGTGCTTGACCATAGCATCTCCCTGCCATTTCCCTATCTCCTTTCAATTCTCCAACGCCTCCCGGGGTGGGGAATTTGAGTTTTAAGTGAATAGTTGAGGGGATTGCCCTGAGCTTGGTGATGGTGGGCCTCCTAAGGATCATGTTGTATAAGGAGGTTGTGATTATCATATAGAATTTCATTATATGAGAGACCTGTCGGGGTGCGGTTCCGAAGATGATGGGGAGATAAATGATGCCCCGGATTGGGATCATCGTGTTCCCAAATCCATATAAGGGATCTTCAAGACAGGGGTCCATTCGGAGGTGGCCGAGCTCCATCCTGTTAAGTGTGTGCTCGAATACAATATTAGCAGAGGAACCATTGTCAACTAAGATTCTTTTTACCTTGTTATTTACGACATCAAGGGTCACCACCAATGCCAAGTTATGATCTGGGTCGAGCCCCTCATAGTCAGAATAAGAGAAGCAGATCGGCTCATCATCCAGGGTCTGGATCATCATTACATCATTCTCCTGGTCCGGGCTCCGAGGTGGAGAGGCTGTGCCTCTAAAAACAACATTCACCACATTTTTGCCTCTTCCCGAGGTTCTGTCTTTGTCATTTGACCCCCTTtgaagatactggttcatgtttcCCTTCTTGATCTGGTCCTCTATGAACATCTTGAGGGAGAAACAGTTTTCAGTGGTATGGCCATGATCTTCGTGATAGCCACAATGCTTGTCCCGGGCCCTATTTTCGGGAGGCGCCAGCAAGGGTTTTGGCGGATAGTAAAACGGCTTGCCCTTGACTTCGCATAGAATGTCGCCCGGGGTCTGCTGAGGGGTGTCCACTCCGGTTCCGGCTTAGGTTCGTTCCTGGTCTTGGGTTTCCTTTCATTCTTTCTTGGTTCGGGGTATGTATCATGGGGTGGGGTTCTCTGAGAATGCTGAATGTAGTTGGCTTGCCTGTCAAGCTTGAATCTTTTATCTCTCTGGGACGACGAGCGTCGCTCCGGAGACTCATCATCATCATGGATTCTTCTATTCATCTTCATTGACTTGAGGAAATCATTTTCCTTTATGAACTTCGATGCCAATGTGTATGCTGATGCTAGGCTCTGGGGCTCTCGATGAATCAAGTCTTTAACATAGCCTTCACAGGATATCGGGTGCAAGTTTCTTCGAAAAATGTTCACTGCCTCTTTTTCTTCTAAGTTGGAGAGTTGGTTAACTGCTTCCTGGAATCTTTTGATGAATTCCGGGAGGGACTCCTTGCTTCTTTGTTGGACTGTTTCTAGATGACACATCTACAGCTCATTCATCCGGTTGGCCCTGAATCTTTTCAAGAATATCTCACGGAAGTCTTTCCAGGAGTCCACACTCCGAGATGGAATGCGGCTGAACCATTTCTGAGCACCCCCCCTTCAACGTAGATGCGCAGAATCGGCATCTAGTTAGGTCACTGAAATCGTAAATATTAGATATTTGCTC
The sequence above is drawn from the Apium graveolens cultivar Ventura chromosome 2, ASM990537v1, whole genome shotgun sequence genome and encodes:
- the LOC141700056 gene encoding uncharacterized protein LOC141700056; translation: MGPFPRAKGDLRYVLVAIDYMTKWAEVKAIRTINQQDCIKFVDTIVMRTTSRTGTGETPFKLAYGTEARLPVETGSPSHRVANFDEVSNIEGLRTNLELLDEVRDRAVEKMDGYKEKTRLYFAKKARIREYVVRDLVLRDTEASDPTNQGKLQPNWEGPYVVKEVIRPGTYKLNYLSGTEVPNTWHGTRLRNFYQ
- the LOC141700066 gene encoding uncharacterized protein LOC141700066, with the translated sequence MEMTVPRTQKDIQKLAGCLAALRRFIPKLAEKCLPFFELLKGAQNKKLIDWTPNCQTKFEEVKRHLMNPPILSKAKPEEPLYLYITAGERAVSSALIREENGSKSPVYYVSQVLKDAGTRYPNLEKIALALVHSSRKLRQYFQGREIRVITNQPLRKIIHKPDAFGRLVNWAIELSQFNIKFIPRTTIKAQALAEFVMECTFPEVPEQPKPQSGKEEEASNRDSWTLHVDGSATAERSGAGLILSSPGGFTIQQAITFAFKATNNQAEYEALLSGLRLAKSRGVRSLNIYSDSQIVVRQTNGEYVAKDPKFARYQEMVRAILETIPDSTILQINREENAKADELSKLVQNTSDLSSSVYFEELGGPSTDRPEVLCISSPDNGTTPYIAYLKDGTLPEDQNKARYLKYKAARFFLEDNQLYRRTFPAPTLKCVDPDEADYCLREVHEGICGDHLAAKALAYKVIRQGYYWPTIHADSVAYVKKCNKCQKFSNVPK